A DNA window from Amycolatopsis sp. DSM 110486 contains the following coding sequences:
- a CDS encoding AraC family transcriptional regulator has protein sequence MAARPEGVPAEAPLSRYRVLGTRSLDEARDAVTRIYLDHDLTVPGNELDMTLNSTADRMFTVGYLSYQSCAKLVMPPTDDCYHVNLTIAGRTDADRTDGRRATTRARTSGVVLLPDQVNTVRWSPDAAQLILKIGRRTLETHLGEHLNRPVDEVLDFDFGIDFTTPAGSTLLSSVEFLARELERPGGLADMPIAREQLEAFVMTQLLHAGRHQFADDLAAPDDPVRQSRLGPVIEYMEAHADEPLTPQELAKVGCMSVRTLHATFQQVLGESPMNHLRRIRLDHVRAELLRSDPALTRVTDIALRWGFFHQSRFAQQYRERFGELPRETLRAVSA, from the coding sequence ATGGCTGCCCGTCCCGAGGGCGTCCCGGCCGAGGCGCCGCTGTCGCGCTACCGGGTGCTCGGCACCCGCTCCCTCGATGAGGCCCGCGACGCGGTCACCAGGATCTACCTGGACCACGACCTGACGGTGCCCGGCAACGAGCTCGACATGACGCTGAACTCGACCGCCGACCGGATGTTCACCGTCGGCTACCTCAGCTACCAGTCGTGCGCGAAGCTCGTGATGCCGCCGACCGACGACTGCTACCACGTCAACCTGACCATCGCCGGCCGCACGGACGCCGACCGCACCGACGGGCGCCGCGCCACCACGCGGGCTCGCACCAGCGGCGTCGTGCTGCTGCCCGACCAGGTCAACACCGTGCGCTGGTCGCCGGACGCGGCGCAGCTCATCCTCAAAATCGGCCGCCGGACGCTGGAGACCCACCTCGGCGAGCACCTCAACCGCCCCGTCGACGAGGTGCTCGACTTCGACTTCGGCATCGACTTCACCACGCCCGCCGGCAGCACCCTGCTCTCGTCGGTGGAGTTCCTCGCCCGCGAGCTCGAACGGCCCGGCGGCCTCGCCGACATGCCGATCGCGCGCGAGCAGCTCGAGGCGTTCGTGATGACGCAGCTGCTGCACGCCGGGCGGCACCAGTTCGCCGACGACCTCGCGGCGCCCGACGACCCCGTGCGCCAGAGCCGCCTCGGCCCGGTGATCGAGTACATGGAGGCCCACGCCGACGAGCCCCTCACGCCGCAGGAGCTGGCGAAGGTCGGCTGCATGAGCGTGCGCACGCTGCACGCCACGTTCCAGCAGGTCCTGGGCGAGTCGCCGATGAACCACCTGCGCCGCATCCGCCTCGACCACGTGCGCGCCGAGCTGCTGCGCAGCGACCCGGCCCTCACGCGCGTCACGGACATCGCGCTGCGGTGGGGTTTCTTCCACCAGAGCCGCTTCGCGCAGCAGTACCGGGAACGCTTCGGCGAGCTGCCGCGCGAGACGCTGCGCGCGGTGTCGGCCTGA
- a CDS encoding flavin reductase family protein: MDNRTRTEPPQVEPTHMREVLGHFASGVVVVTALAPGGPAGFTCQSFSSLSLDPPLVSFAPARSSTSWPKIRAAGRFCVNVLAEDHAELSSAFARSGTDKYAGVEWRPAPSGAPILFGVAAWIDCTLEHEYAGGDHTIVAARVQALGADPSRTPLLFHRGAYGISAKS, translated from the coding sequence ATGGACAACCGGACACGCACCGAGCCGCCGCAGGTCGAGCCCACGCATATGCGGGAGGTCCTCGGGCACTTCGCCTCCGGCGTCGTGGTCGTCACGGCCCTCGCGCCGGGCGGCCCCGCCGGGTTCACCTGCCAGTCGTTCAGCTCGCTCTCCCTCGACCCGCCGCTGGTGTCGTTCGCGCCCGCCCGCTCGTCCACGAGCTGGCCGAAGATCCGCGCCGCCGGCCGCTTCTGCGTCAACGTCCTCGCCGAAGACCACGCCGAGCTGAGCAGCGCGTTCGCCCGCTCGGGCACCGACAAGTACGCCGGCGTCGAGTGGCGCCCGGCCCCGTCCGGCGCACCCATCCTCTTCGGCGTCGCCGCGTGGATCGACTGCACTCTGGAACACGAATACGCGGGCGGGGACCACACGATCGTCGCCGCCCGCGTGCAGGCGCTGGGCGCGGATCCCTCGCGCACACCGCTGCTGTTCCACCGCGGCGCCTACGGGATCAGCGCGAAGAGCTGA
- a CDS encoding CaiB/BaiF CoA-transferase family protein, translated as MSATDLPAGALAGIRVLELGTLIAGPFCGRLLADHGADVIKLEAPDRPDPLRVWGQAELDGHHFFWTVHARNKRCVTLDLRRPEGRELFLRLVDTADVVVESFRPGTLERWGLGFDVLAARNPGLILARVSGYGQTGPHAERPGYASVAEAIGGMRYLNGFPGGPPPRAALSLGDSLGGMFAAQGVLAALHARGTSGRGQIVDVALAEACLAMLESVIPDYDATGLVREPSGTRLDGLAPSNLYRCADERWIVIAANQDTVFARLCTAMEREDLVTDQRFATHVARGRNQDQIDALVGEWAARHDSATLTSILEAAGVVVGPVATVADVVANPQFQARDMLLPHFDDAIGKEVLGPGVMPVLSGTPGAVRWAGPAQPGTHNAEVYTGLLGLTGAELAELTEAGIV; from the coding sequence GTGTCTGCCACCGACCTCCCCGCCGGCGCGCTCGCCGGGATCCGCGTTCTCGAGCTCGGCACGCTCATCGCCGGCCCGTTCTGCGGTCGGCTGCTCGCCGACCACGGCGCGGACGTGATCAAGCTCGAAGCCCCCGACCGGCCCGACCCGCTGCGCGTGTGGGGCCAGGCCGAGCTCGACGGGCACCACTTCTTCTGGACCGTCCACGCCCGCAACAAACGCTGTGTCACGCTCGATCTGCGCCGTCCCGAGGGACGCGAGCTGTTCCTGCGCCTGGTCGACACCGCCGACGTCGTGGTCGAGAGCTTCCGGCCTGGCACGCTCGAACGCTGGGGTCTCGGCTTCGACGTGCTCGCCGCGCGCAACCCCGGTCTGATCCTCGCCCGCGTGTCCGGCTACGGGCAGACCGGCCCGCACGCCGAGCGACCCGGCTACGCGTCGGTCGCCGAGGCGATCGGCGGAATGCGCTACCTCAACGGGTTCCCGGGTGGCCCGCCGCCGCGCGCGGCCTTGTCGCTCGGTGATTCGCTCGGCGGGATGTTCGCCGCGCAAGGGGTGCTCGCGGCCCTGCACGCACGCGGGACGAGCGGGCGCGGCCAGATCGTGGACGTCGCGCTGGCCGAGGCGTGCCTGGCGATGCTCGAGTCCGTGATCCCCGACTACGACGCCACCGGGCTGGTGCGCGAACCGTCGGGCACGCGGCTCGACGGGCTCGCGCCGTCCAACCTCTACCGCTGCGCCGACGAACGCTGGATCGTCATCGCCGCCAACCAGGACACGGTGTTCGCGCGGCTGTGCACGGCGATGGAGCGCGAGGACCTCGTGACCGACCAGCGGTTCGCCACCCACGTGGCGCGCGGGCGCAACCAGGACCAGATCGACGCGCTCGTCGGCGAATGGGCCGCACGCCACGATTCCGCCACGCTCACCTCGATCCTCGAAGCCGCCGGCGTCGTCGTCGGTCCGGTCGCCACCGTCGCCGACGTGGTCGCCAACCCGCAATTCCAGGCACGCGACATGCTGCTGCCGCACTTCGACGACGCGATCGGCAAGGAGGTACTGGGGCCTGGGGTGATGCCGGTGCTGAGCGGTACGCCGGGCGCGGTGCGCTGGGCCGGGCCCGCTCAGCCTGGCACGCACAACGCGGAGGTCTACACCGGACTGCTCGGCCTCACCGGCGCCGAGCTGGCCGAGCTCACCGAAGCCGGAATCGTCTGA
- a CDS encoding hydroxymethylglutaryl-CoA lyase produces MSSVNLREVGLRDGLQLEAPIPLAAKLDILDAVAATGVRRVEVTSFVSPSAVPALADAEQLAAELGRWPDLAFSALVAGRGGARRAVAAGMADLEYVISASDGHSLANARRTTDEAVAAVPDIAKLAHDTGGRLEAILAVAWDCPFDGRTAVSRTVDLARRAVDLGADELCFGDTIGTTVPGRVTELLGRVREACPDVEIGVHFHNTRGSGLACVLAALQAGVTKIDASVGGLGGCPFAPGASGNIATEEVVYLLEESGVDTGVDLGKVLEAAAVVERAVGHGLPSNLYRAGGPNRPRGRG; encoded by the coding sequence ATGAGCTCCGTGAACCTGCGTGAAGTCGGGCTGCGCGACGGTCTTCAGCTCGAAGCACCGATCCCGCTCGCCGCCAAGCTGGACATCCTCGACGCCGTCGCCGCCACGGGCGTGCGGCGCGTGGAGGTGACGTCGTTCGTCTCCCCTTCCGCCGTGCCCGCCCTCGCCGACGCCGAGCAGCTCGCGGCCGAGCTCGGCCGCTGGCCGGACCTCGCGTTCTCCGCGCTGGTGGCCGGCCGCGGCGGCGCGCGCCGGGCCGTGGCCGCCGGGATGGCCGACCTCGAGTACGTGATCTCCGCGTCCGACGGGCACAGCCTCGCCAACGCGCGCCGGACCACGGACGAGGCCGTCGCCGCGGTGCCGGACATCGCGAAGCTCGCGCACGACACCGGCGGACGGCTGGAAGCGATCCTCGCGGTGGCGTGGGACTGTCCCTTCGACGGGCGCACGGCGGTGAGCCGCACCGTGGACCTCGCGCGGCGGGCCGTCGACCTCGGCGCGGACGAGCTGTGTTTCGGCGACACCATCGGCACCACCGTGCCCGGGCGGGTCACCGAGCTGCTGGGCCGGGTGCGCGAGGCGTGCCCGGACGTCGAGATCGGCGTGCACTTCCACAACACCCGCGGCTCAGGGCTCGCGTGCGTGCTCGCCGCGCTGCAGGCGGGTGTCACGAAGATCGACGCGTCGGTCGGCGGGCTCGGCGGCTGCCCGTTCGCGCCGGGAGCGAGCGGGAACATCGCCACCGAGGAGGTGGTGTACCTGCTGGAAGAGTCCGGTGTGGACACCGGTGTCGACCTCGGCAAGGTGCTCGAAGCCGCCGCCGTGGTGGAACGCGCCGTGGGACACGGGCTGCCGAGCAACCTCTATCGCGCCGGCGGGCCGAACCGGCCCCGCGGGCGCGGCTGA
- a CDS encoding bifunctional 3,4-dihydroxy-2-butanone-4-phosphate synthase/GTP cyclohydrolase II produces MTQPPTPAGLPSTLAVQRAVAALAAGRMIVVTDAADRENEGDLVLPAAVADAQQLAFVVRHTTGIVCAPMTAERADVLRLPPMVEDNTDAHGTAFTVTVDHVGSGTGVSAADRATTLRALAAPGTRPGELRRPGHVFPLRAREGGVLVRAGHTEAAVDLLRLAGQEPVGVIGEIVAEDGSMCRGERLTRFAAEHDLPVLAIADLVRYRRATERFVEHVATSAMPTVFGEFRAVAYRSTTDGTEHLALVHGDAAAASRSPRGALVRVHSECLTGDIVGSLRCDCGAQLEQALRAIAAEGAGAVVYLRGHEGRGIGLAHKIRAYALQETGLDTVDANTAQGLPVDSRSYGVGAQILADLGITRLRLITNNPAKYGGLDGYGLEIVDRVGLPAAATAHNLRYLRTKQQRLGHTLDVDESTG; encoded by the coding sequence ATGACCCAGCCCCCCACCCCGGCCGGCCTGCCCTCGACGCTCGCGGTGCAGCGCGCGGTCGCGGCGCTCGCGGCGGGCCGGATGATCGTGGTGACGGACGCGGCCGACCGGGAGAACGAGGGTGATCTGGTCCTGCCCGCCGCGGTCGCCGACGCGCAGCAGCTCGCGTTCGTCGTGCGCCACACCACCGGCATCGTCTGCGCGCCGATGACCGCCGAGCGCGCCGACGTGCTGCGCCTGCCGCCGATGGTCGAGGACAACACCGACGCCCACGGCACCGCGTTCACCGTCACGGTCGACCACGTCGGGAGCGGCACGGGCGTGTCGGCGGCGGACCGGGCCACCACGCTGCGTGCGCTCGCCGCGCCGGGCACCCGGCCCGGCGAGCTGCGGCGGCCCGGGCACGTTTTCCCGTTGCGCGCCAGGGAAGGCGGGGTGCTCGTGCGCGCCGGGCACACGGAGGCGGCCGTCGACCTGCTGCGCCTGGCCGGGCAGGAACCGGTCGGCGTGATCGGCGAGATCGTCGCCGAGGACGGCTCGATGTGCCGCGGCGAACGGCTCACGCGGTTCGCGGCCGAACACGACCTGCCGGTGCTCGCGATCGCCGACCTCGTGCGCTACCGGCGGGCCACGGAACGGTTCGTGGAGCACGTCGCCACCTCCGCGATGCCCACCGTCTTCGGTGAGTTCCGCGCCGTCGCTTACCGTTCGACGACCGACGGCACCGAGCACCTCGCCCTCGTCCACGGCGACGCGGCCGCCGCGAGCCGCAGCCCGCGCGGCGCCCTCGTGCGCGTGCACAGCGAATGCCTCACCGGCGACATCGTCGGCTCCCTGCGCTGCGACTGTGGTGCGCAACTCGAACAAGCCCTGCGCGCCATCGCCGCCGAGGGCGCGGGCGCCGTGGTCTACCTGCGCGGCCACGAGGGCCGCGGCATCGGGCTGGCGCACAAGATCCGTGCCTACGCCCTGCAGGAGACCGGCCTCGACACCGTCGACGCCAACACCGCACAGGGCCTGCCCGTCGACTCCCGCTCCTACGGCGTCGGCGCCCAGATTCTCGCCGACCTCGGCATCACCCGCCTGCGCCTGATCACCAACAACCCGGCGAAATACGGCGGCCTCGACGGCTACGGCCTCGAGATCGTCGACCGCGTCGGCCTTCCCGCCGCCGCCACGGCGCACAACCTGCGCTACCTGCGCACCAAGCAGCAGCGCCTCGGCCACACCCTCGACGTCGACGAGAGCACCGGCTGA
- a CDS encoding alpha/beta fold hydrolase has product MAKGAAVVLAILAVPFTTAVAPPPSQGLQWQQCAKIAEGWANGEASECATVRVPLDYRQPGGRQLTLAVSRVRASDPAHRQGVVLVNPGGPGEQGTTFPDELTRTELAGIGRTHDLIGFDIRGSDYSDKILCPELDPANVPRPPATATAEQRFKTQAKTVADRLRTCAEKDPDLARSMTTADVARDMDVIRRALGEEKIGYFGNSWGTALGATYRSLFGGHVDRMLLDSVLAPGEAVARSDDQTAASEAHFDDFTRWLGERDATYGFGSTGPAVSEAVLALRSRLAAQPLADRDDHWANRQLLAPRAEWATAAQALVAARDGKPPTTTAAPASAPAGNGFDIGYRDGEIGFVLAAVNCNDSPGARDIDQAWEHGRELAARYPVAAYEPGADARCAGWPFAPKPTELSRGSSPLQLVGHEFETNTPFPWAREMQAEVGGALLTVADDVHSSFAHLPCAATGVEFFTTGATSNGTCSG; this is encoded by the coding sequence GTGGCCAAGGGTGCGGCCGTGGTGCTGGCGATTCTGGCGGTGCCGTTCACGACGGCGGTGGCGCCACCGCCGTCGCAAGGCCTGCAGTGGCAGCAATGCGCGAAGATCGCCGAAGGCTGGGCGAACGGCGAAGCGAGCGAGTGCGCGACTGTGCGCGTACCGCTGGACTACCGGCAGCCCGGCGGCCGGCAGCTCACCCTCGCCGTCAGCCGGGTCCGCGCGAGCGATCCCGCGCACCGGCAAGGCGTAGTACTCGTCAACCCGGGCGGCCCCGGCGAGCAGGGCACGACCTTCCCGGACGAGCTCACCCGGACGGAGCTGGCGGGAATCGGCCGCACGCACGACCTGATCGGGTTCGATATCCGCGGTTCGGACTACAGCGACAAGATCCTCTGCCCCGAGCTGGATCCGGCGAACGTGCCGCGCCCGCCCGCCACCGCCACCGCCGAGCAGCGCTTCAAAACCCAGGCGAAGACCGTCGCGGACCGGCTGCGCACCTGCGCCGAGAAGGACCCCGACCTCGCCCGGTCGATGACCACGGCCGACGTCGCCCGCGACATGGACGTGATCCGCCGGGCCCTGGGCGAGGAGAAGATCGGCTACTTCGGCAACTCATGGGGCACGGCGCTCGGCGCCACCTACCGCAGCCTGTTCGGCGGCCACGTCGACCGGATGCTGCTGGACTCCGTGCTCGCGCCGGGCGAGGCCGTCGCGCGGTCCGACGACCAGACCGCCGCTTCCGAAGCCCATTTCGACGACTTCACGCGCTGGCTCGGCGAGCGCGACGCGACGTACGGGTTCGGCAGCACCGGCCCGGCCGTCTCGGAGGCCGTGCTCGCGCTGCGCAGCCGGCTCGCGGCCCAGCCCCTGGCCGACCGCGACGACCACTGGGCCAACCGGCAACTGCTCGCCCCGCGCGCCGAATGGGCCACCGCCGCGCAAGCGCTCGTCGCCGCGCGGGACGGGAAGCCGCCGACGACCACCGCGGCGCCCGCGTCCGCGCCGGCCGGCAACGGGTTCGATATCGGCTACCGCGACGGGGAGATCGGGTTCGTCCTGGCCGCCGTAAACTGCAACGACTCCCCCGGCGCCCGCGACATCGACCAGGCGTGGGAGCACGGCCGCGAGCTCGCCGCCCGGTACCCGGTCGCCGCCTACGAACCGGGTGCCGACGCGCGGTGCGCCGGCTGGCCGTTCGCGCCGAAGCCCACCGAGCTCTCGCGCGGCTCCAGCCCGCTGCAGCTCGTCGGGCATGAGTTCGAGACCAACACCCCGTTCCCGTGGGCGCGCGAGATGCAGGCGGAGGTCGGCGGCGCACTCCTGACCGTGGCCGACGACGTGCACTCGTCGTTCGCGCACCTCCCGTGCGCCGCGACGGGCGTCGAGTTCTTCACCACCGGGGCGACGTCGAACGGCACCTGTTCCGGATAG
- a CDS encoding LLM class flavin-dependent oxidoreductase, translating into MKIGIGLPSQVREVDATVIPAWAAKAEEAGFSTLGTVGRIAYPAVLDTVALAAAAGATHTIGLLSTVMLAPVWPATLLAKELAGIQAVSGGRLTFGVGVGGRPDDFVVEGTSTKGLGKRMDAALEAYRDLWSGKLVGGGDNAGVPGGSVEVPMLFGGFAPAALRRMARWGEGYVAGAMPAPQVVPVFDAAREAWRAEGRDGGPRLVAIAYFALGDVEKGRGNAHHYYSAAGPEYADLVSAGVNGSADVLRETVKSFQDIGADELIFHPTTDDVDDVARLAEIVL; encoded by the coding sequence ATGAAAATCGGTATCGGCCTGCCCAGCCAGGTGCGCGAAGTCGACGCGACGGTGATCCCGGCGTGGGCGGCGAAGGCGGAGGAAGCCGGGTTCTCGACGCTCGGCACGGTCGGGCGCATCGCCTACCCGGCGGTGCTCGACACCGTCGCGCTGGCCGCGGCCGCGGGTGCCACGCACACGATCGGGCTGCTCAGCACCGTGATGCTGGCGCCGGTCTGGCCGGCGACGTTGCTGGCCAAGGAGCTCGCGGGCATCCAGGCGGTGTCCGGCGGGCGGCTCACGTTCGGCGTCGGCGTGGGCGGGCGGCCCGACGACTTCGTGGTCGAGGGCACGAGCACGAAGGGCCTCGGCAAGCGGATGGACGCGGCGCTCGAGGCGTACCGCGACCTGTGGTCGGGCAAGCTCGTCGGCGGCGGGGACAACGCGGGCGTGCCGGGTGGTTCGGTCGAGGTGCCGATGCTGTTCGGCGGGTTCGCGCCCGCCGCGCTGCGCCGGATGGCCCGGTGGGGCGAGGGGTACGTCGCGGGCGCGATGCCGGCGCCGCAGGTGGTGCCCGTGTTCGACGCCGCGCGGGAAGCCTGGCGGGCGGAAGGCCGCGACGGTGGGCCGCGGCTGGTCGCCATCGCCTACTTCGCGCTCGGCGACGTCGAGAAGGGCCGCGGCAACGCCCACCACTACTACTCCGCGGCCGGCCCCGAGTACGCCGACCTCGTGTCCGCGGGCGTGAACGGCAGCGCCGACGTGCTGCGCGAAACCGTGAAGTCCTTCCAGGACATCGGCGCCGACGAGCTCATCTTCCACCCGACCACCGACGACGTCGACGACGTCGCGCGACTGGCCGAGATCGTCCTCTGA
- a CDS encoding LysR family transcriptional regulator, whose product MLEVRRLRLLHELAHHGTVAATAEALNLTGPAVSQQLAALEREAGTPLLERRGRTLAFTAAGELLVSHADVILSDLAAAESALAAVRSDGAGTVRVVAFPSAARTLVAPLWTKLPGVSLRLVEQEPESAIGTLLHQEADVAVVHSYSLLPRETPARCEEHHLADDPVLLAVPPALAEARALAGGQKARLARFSTEPWLVPSKEYSCHEMIQRACGAAGFVPDVVAEATDFAVLTALVAAGAGVALIPRMALPASHAPVSLHPLANPVSRKVYAVTRLGTGRRPDVRAVLTGLGA is encoded by the coding sequence ATGTTGGAAGTCCGCCGCCTGAGGCTGTTGCACGAGCTCGCGCACCACGGCACCGTCGCTGCCACGGCCGAGGCGCTCAACCTGACCGGTCCCGCGGTGTCGCAGCAGCTCGCGGCCCTGGAACGCGAGGCGGGGACGCCGCTGCTGGAACGGCGCGGGCGCACGCTCGCGTTCACCGCCGCCGGTGAGCTGCTGGTGTCGCACGCCGACGTGATCCTGAGCGACCTCGCGGCGGCCGAGTCCGCACTGGCCGCGGTGCGGTCGGATGGCGCGGGCACCGTCCGGGTCGTCGCGTTCCCGTCCGCGGCCAGGACTCTCGTCGCTCCACTGTGGACCAAGTTGCCCGGCGTGTCGCTGCGGCTGGTGGAACAGGAGCCGGAGTCGGCGATCGGCACGCTGCTGCACCAGGAGGCCGACGTCGCCGTGGTGCACAGCTACAGCCTGCTGCCGCGCGAAACCCCGGCCCGGTGCGAAGAACACCACCTCGCCGACGACCCGGTGCTGCTCGCCGTGCCGCCGGCACTGGCCGAGGCGCGGGCGCTGGCGGGCGGCCAAAAGGCGCGTCTGGCGAGGTTTTCGACGGAGCCGTGGCTGGTGCCGTCGAAGGAGTACTCGTGCCACGAGATGATCCAGCGCGCGTGCGGCGCGGCCGGGTTCGTGCCCGACGTGGTCGCCGAAGCCACCGATTTCGCCGTGCTGACGGCGCTGGTGGCGGCCGGTGCCGGCGTCGCGTTGATTCCGCGCATGGCCCTGCCGGCCTCGCACGCGCCGGTGAGCCTGCACCCGCTCGCGAACCCGGTGTCGCGCAAGGTGTACGCGGTCACGCGGCTGGGCACGGGACGGCGGCCGGACGTGCGGGCCGTGCTCACCGGCCTCGGCGCGTAA
- a CDS encoding DMT family transporter — MSTSKPVLAIGGTVVLWASAFPSIRVGLDGYGPLGLSLARLVVASVALAVAAPFLGVRLPRRKDLPLIALCGLTGMAAYQVLLNWGEVHVPAGTASLLVATAPVFSAVLAAAFLGERLGARGILGSAVALGGSALIALSGGDVQYSTAAWVVLAAALVQGAYHFCSKPLLRHYSGLEVACYAMWTGTLFSLPLAPAAWHGLETAPTSAQAAVLYLGLLPSALGFVLWGYGVARNTVTAATSALYLVPVVALAVAYVWLGEVPAPVELAGGAIAVGGVVLITARRKTRRGSATAPVQEPVAESR, encoded by the coding sequence GTGAGCACCTCGAAACCCGTTCTGGCCATCGGCGGCACCGTCGTCCTGTGGGCGTCCGCCTTCCCCTCGATCCGCGTGGGACTCGACGGCTACGGCCCGCTCGGGCTGTCGCTGGCGCGGCTCGTCGTGGCCTCGGTCGCGCTGGCCGTCGCGGCGCCGTTCCTGGGCGTGCGGCTGCCGCGGCGCAAGGACCTGCCGCTCATCGCGTTGTGCGGGCTCACGGGCATGGCGGCCTACCAGGTGCTGCTCAACTGGGGCGAAGTGCACGTGCCCGCGGGGACGGCGAGCCTGCTGGTGGCCACGGCGCCGGTGTTCAGCGCGGTACTGGCCGCCGCGTTCCTCGGCGAACGGCTCGGCGCGCGCGGCATCCTCGGCAGCGCTGTCGCGCTCGGCGGTTCGGCGCTCATCGCGCTGTCCGGCGGCGACGTGCAGTACTCCACCGCCGCGTGGGTGGTTCTCGCCGCCGCGCTCGTGCAGGGCGCGTACCACTTCTGCAGCAAACCGTTGCTGCGCCACTACTCCGGCCTCGAAGTCGCTTGCTACGCGATGTGGACCGGCACGCTCTTCTCGCTGCCGCTGGCTCCGGCGGCCTGGCACGGCCTCGAAACCGCACCCACTTCGGCGCAAGCGGCCGTGCTGTACCTGGGTTTGCTGCCGTCCGCGCTCGGGTTCGTGCTGTGGGGCTACGGGGTCGCGCGCAACACGGTCACCGCGGCGACGTCGGCGCTCTACCTCGTGCCGGTGGTGGCGCTGGCCGTCGCCTACGTCTGGCTGGGCGAGGTCCCCGCGCCCGTCGAGCTGGCGGGCGGCGCGATCGCCGTGGGCGGAGTCGTGCTCATCACTGCGCGGCGCAAGACCCGCCGCGGCTCGGCGACCGCCCCGGTGCAGGAGCCGGTCGCCGAGTCGCGCTGA